From the Oceanobacillus kimchii X50 genome, the window ACACTGGTTATAGTTTAGTTCTTTCATCAATATTACAAAGATGCGTCTATTGCCCTTTGTTGTTCCTTAAGCATTTCATCAATCGCAATTGCAACACCATCATCACGATTAGTTAAAGTTGTATAACTACATAACATTTTTATTTCATCTGCTGCATTCCCCATTGCAACACCACGACCTGCCATCTGAAGCATACTTGCATCATTCCAATTATCTCCAATTGACATAACATCTTCCATCGTCCATTGTTTTTGTTGAACATATTGCTCTACCGCTAACCCTTTTTGTGCTTTAGGGTGGTTGAATTCTAAATTAATTTCGCCAGAAGAAGTAATGACAACCCCTTCTTCACTTCTTAACTTTTCACTTGCATTTGATAACTGCTGAGGTTCTGTAGCAAATACTAATATCTTATAAACTTTAATTTCAGTTGAATCCATCACTTCATGATAATTATCTATAAATTCTACCGGTTCAAATTGAAAGCGACGTTCTGCTTGTTGACGAACATCTGCCTCCGATATATCCGGATTTGCAGAAGTCATAATATCAACCATTACTTCTAGAAAATACTCTCTACTTCCGGAAAATATCCCTCTATTTGTGAAAAGTTCAATATACATGCCTTCTTGATCACAAACATCGGTAATTTGTTTCGCCACATCTTTATCTAATGGGATACTTCGGATAATTTGTTTATCTTTAGTATACGTGACAGCACCATTCAAACTAATCACTGGACAGTTTATCCCAGCTTTTTTAAGAGGAATACTTGCAGCATCATAAGATCTTCCGGTAGCAACAATAAATTCAATTCCTTTGTCTATAGCTGTTTGTATTGCTTTTTGATTTGCTTCACTAATTGTTCCATCTTCTTTCAGAAGTGTACCATCTAAATCAGATGCAATTAATTTCATATGCCATACCGCCTTTTCAAACAGAGTAACTATCCTCTACTATACCCTATTCTACTTAGCGGATTCCAATAATTTCTCTGCCTTCGTAATTTGATGAAGAACGCTATCTTTTGCAGTGCCACCTTCAACCGACCGAGCATTTACAACTGCTTCTGGCATTAAAACATCAAAGATATCTTCATCAATAACTTCTGTGTATTGCTTAAACTCCTTTAATGTGAGATCAAGTAAATATTTATTTTGCTCTATACAATTTAAAACAACTTCTCCTACGACTGCATGTGACTCTCGGAATGTCATTCCCTTATTTACAAGATAATCCGCAAGGTCAGTTGCATTAGAATAATCATTGGACACTGCTTTATACATACTTTCTTTATTTACTTTCATCGATTCTATCATTGGCGCAAATAATTGCAAGGCACCTTTTAATGTTTCATGTGCATCGAACATACCTTCCTTGTCTTCTTGCATATCTTTGTTGTACGCTAGCGGAAGACCTTTCAATGTGGTTAACATCCCCATTAAATGTCCATATACTCTCCCTGTTTTTCCTCTGACTAATTCAGCGACATCTGGATTCTTCTTCTGCGGCATCATGCTGCTTCCTGTGGTAAAAGAATCATCTAACTCAACAAAGTTAAATTCAGCACTAGACCACTGAACAAGTTCCTCACAAAGTCTCGATAAGTGAGTAGAAACAAGTGCAGAATTGGATAAGAACTCTACAACAAAATCACGATCACTGACGGCATCTAGACTATTCTCACAAATCCCATCAAATCCTAGCTCATCAGCAACGAAGTGACGATCAATTGGAAAAGTAGTTCCTGCAAGAGCTCCAGCTCCTAAAGGTGATTTATTGACTCGCTTTAGACTATCTTGAAAACGTTCAACGTCACGCTGAAACATAAATACATAAGCCATCATATGATGCGCAAAAAGAACAGGTTGCGCCCGTTGCAAGTGCGTATAACCTGGCATTACTGTATCAATGTTTGCTTTCGCCTGAGTAATTAATGATTGCTGAACTGTCTTCAATAGATCGGACAGTTCGGCAATCGCATCCCTTAAATACAAACGCATATCTAAAGCTACTTGATCATTTCTGCTACGGCCAGTATGAAGTCTCCCGCCGACTGGACCCACTTCATCAATTAGTAGTTTTTCAACATTCATATGAATGTCTTCATGTTCATTAGAAAGTTCTGCTTCACCTGCTTCAATTTTAGATAAAACTTTTTTCAGACCTTCAGCAATCGTGTTTGCATCTTCAGAAGGTATAATCTCACATTTTTTTAACATTGCAACATGAGCGAGACTGCCCTGTACATCGTATACAGCTAGTTTTTTGTCAAATTGAATAGACGACGCATATTCATCTACCAATTCGTTGGTAGGTTTTGTAAATCTTCCACCCCATAGTTTCATGGTTTCACAGCTTCCTTTACTTCCAAATCTACTTTTTCAATCGACTTTTGATCTTGAGGTCCATTTACTGAGGAGTGAACCTGTGTAGGTAGTCCCCATAGTTTGATAAATCCTAATGCAGCATCATGATCAAATGCATCTGCTTTGTTGTAAGTCGCTAAGTCAAAATCATAAAGGGAGTTTTTAGACTCTCTTCCAATTACTTGTGCATGACCTTTATATAACTTCACTTTTACTGTTCCAGATACATGCTCTTGTGTCTTCTGAATAAAAGATTGTAATGCTTCTGTTAAAGGTGAATACCATAATCCATAATAAACAGTTTGTGCTAATTTCTGTTCAATTGTCGGTTTGAATTCCGCTACTTCTCTCGGTAATGTTAATGCTTCTAATTCCTGATGTGCAGCAATTAACGTAGTTGCTGCTGGCGCTTCATATATCTCTCTTGATTTGATTCCTACTAAACGGTTCTCCACGTGGTCTATTCTGCCAACGCCATGTTTACCAGCAATCATATTTAATTCTAGAATTAATTCATCTAATGGCATTTCTTTACCATCGATAGAGACTGGCTTCCCTTTTTCGAATGTGATTTGGATAACTTCTGGATCTTCAGGTGCATCTACTGGATCTGTAGTTAAATCAAAAGCATCTTTAGGTGCTTCTGCCCATGGATCCTCCAAAATGCCACATTCATTACTTCTTCCCCATAGATTCTGATCAATACTATAAGGGCTATCTAGGTTAATTGGAATTGGAATGCCATGTGACTTCGCATACTCAATCTCTTCTTCTCTTGACATTGCCCATTCACGTACTGGTGCAACAATTTTAAGGTCAGGGTTTAGTGCAGTAAACGATACATCAAATCGCACTTGGTCATTTCCTTTTCCAGTGCAACCATGTGCAACGGCAACAGCTCCTTCTTCCTCTGCAATATCTACTAAAATCTTAGAAATAAGAGGCCTAGACAAAGCTGAAATTAAAGGGTACTTTCCTTCATATAATAGATTTGCTTGTAATGCAGGTAAAACATACTCTTCCGCAAATAAATTTTTCGCATCAATTACATAAGATTTGATAGCTCCTACGTCCAATGCCTTCTTCTTCACAAAATCTAAATCCTTACCTTCTCCTACATCTAAAGCAACTGCAATCACATCATAATTGTATTTATCCTGTAACCATTTAACTGCAACAGAGGTGTCTAATCCTCCAGAATATGCTAATACAATCTTTTCTTTCGCCATTTTGCATTCCCCTCTCCGATATATCCTGTTAATGAATTATTATGCATTAATATGCATAATAATTCAAGAGGTTCGCAAAATGTTTATTTTTTCTGATTATTTGATTTAAAAAAGGCATATCAATCATTC encodes:
- the argH gene encoding argininosuccinate lyase yields the protein MKLWGGRFTKPTNELVDEYASSIQFDKKLAVYDVQGSLAHVAMLKKCEIIPSEDANTIAEGLKKVLSKIEAGEAELSNEHEDIHMNVEKLLIDEVGPVGGRLHTGRSRNDQVALDMRLYLRDAIAELSDLLKTVQQSLITQAKANIDTVMPGYTHLQRAQPVLFAHHMMAYVFMFQRDVERFQDSLKRVNKSPLGAGALAGTTFPIDRHFVADELGFDGICENSLDAVSDRDFVVEFLSNSALVSTHLSRLCEELVQWSSAEFNFVELDDSFTTGSSMMPQKKNPDVAELVRGKTGRVYGHLMGMLTTLKGLPLAYNKDMQEDKEGMFDAHETLKGALQLFAPMIESMKVNKESMYKAVSNDYSNATDLADYLVNKGMTFRESHAVVGEVVLNCIEQNKYLLDLTLKEFKQYTEVIDEDIFDVLMPEAVVNARSVEGGTAKDSVLHQITKAEKLLESAK
- a CDS encoding argininosuccinate synthase — protein: MAKEKIVLAYSGGLDTSVAVKWLQDKYNYDVIAVALDVGEGKDLDFVKKKALDVGAIKSYVIDAKNLFAEEYVLPALQANLLYEGKYPLISALSRPLISKILVDIAEEEGAVAVAHGCTGKGNDQVRFDVSFTALNPDLKIVAPVREWAMSREEEIEYAKSHGIPIPINLDSPYSIDQNLWGRSNECGILEDPWAEAPKDAFDLTTDPVDAPEDPEVIQITFEKGKPVSIDGKEMPLDELILELNMIAGKHGVGRIDHVENRLVGIKSREIYEAPAATTLIAAHQELEALTLPREVAEFKPTIEQKLAQTVYYGLWYSPLTEALQSFIQKTQEHVSGTVKVKLYKGHAQVIGRESKNSLYDFDLATYNKADAFDHDAALGFIKLWGLPTQVHSSVNGPQDQKSIEKVDLEVKEAVKP
- a CDS encoding Cof-type HAD-IIB family hydrolase, with protein sequence MKLIASDLDGTLLKEDGTISEANQKAIQTAIDKGIEFIVATGRSYDAASIPLKKAGINCPVISLNGAVTYTKDKQIIRSIPLDKDVAKQITDVCDQEGMYIELFTNRGIFSGSREYFLEVMVDIMTSANPDISEADVRQQAERRFQFEPVEFIDNYHEVMDSTEIKVYKILVFATEPQQLSNASEKLRSEEGVVITSSGEINLEFNHPKAQKGLAVEQYVQQKQWTMEDVMSIGDNWNDASMLQMAGRGVAMGNAADEIKMLCSYTTLTNRDDGVAIAIDEMLKEQQRAIDASL